One Brassica napus cultivar Da-Ae chromosome C4, Da-Ae, whole genome shotgun sequence genomic region harbors:
- the LOC106421603 gene encoding non-specific lipid transfer protein GPI-anchored 4, which produces MKQSLLSILILLLSSSFAPIHARNKPQPKSPSPVAAPAPGPSNSDCSSIIYDMMDCLSYLTPGSNDTKPTKVCCGGILSVLQYNPKCICVGLESSKTMGFAVNNTRARAMPTTCKLTIVAPHCAILDEATPAASIAVSPSAGTPMTSPSSGGSPTSSPSLAESPVMTAPSPSSSGTNHLSVSTLTLVSVIVSSVTYISFLF; this is translated from the exons ATGAAGCAATCACTTCTTTCCATCTTAATACTTCTACTATCATCATCATTTGCACCCATCCACGCCCGCAACAAACCACAGCCGAAGTCTCCTTCACCCGTAGCTGCTCCAGCTCCAGGACCGTCAAATTCTGATTGCTCCAGCATTATATATGACATGATGGATTGTCTCTCGTACCTTACCCCTGGATCAAATGATACTAAGCCCACAAAAGTTTGTTGTGGGGGAATTCTATCTGTTCTACAATATAACCCTAAGTGTATTTGCGTTGGTTTAGAAAGTAGCAAAACTATGGGGTTTGCAGTGAATAACACTAGAGCTCGTGCCATGCCTACGACTTGCAAGCTCACCATTGTTGCTCCTCATTGCG CAATCCTGGACGAGGCGACACCGGCTGCATCTATTGCTG TTTCTCCTTCGGCTGGAACACCTATGACTTCGCCATCTTCGGGCGGGTCACCAACATCTTCACCATCTTTGGCTGAGTCGCCGGTCATGACTGCACCGTCTCCCTCAAGTTCTGGCACCAACCACCTCTCAGTTTCAACACTGACCCTCGTTTCCGTTATAGTTTCTTCTGTAACAtatatttcgtttttattttaa
- the LOC106421658 gene encoding uncharacterized protein LOC106421658, whose translation MEGRRITASPRPCSSGRRVVAKKRPRPDGFVNSVKKLQRREISSRKDRAFSINTAQERFRNMRLVEQYDTHDPKGHCLVALPFLMKRTKVIEIVAARDIVFALAHSGVCAAFSRETNRRICFLNVSPDEVIRSLFYNKNNDSLITVSVYASDNFSSLKCRSTRIEYILRGQPDAGFALFESESLKWPGFVEFDDVNGKVLTYSAQDSVYKVFDLKNYTMLYSISDKHVQEIKISPGIMLLIFKRASSHVPLKILSIEDGTVLKSFNHLLHRNKKVDFIEQFNEKLLVKQENENLQILDVRTAEQMEVSRAEFMTPSAFIFLYENQLFLTFRNRNVSVWNFRGELVTSFEDHLLWHPDCNTNNIYITSDQDLIISYCKADTEDQWIEGNAGSINISNILTGKCLAKITSSSGPPKEDESSSSSLGTNSKQRRNAVAEALEDITALFYDEERNEIYTGNRHGFVHVWSN comes from the exons ATGGAAGGAAGACGGATTACAGCTAGCCCTAGGCCTTGCAGCAGCGGAAGAAGAGTCGTCGCGAAGAAGAGACCTCGTCCCGATGGGTTCGTCAACAGTGTTAAAAAGCTCCAACGAAGAGAAATCTCGTCTCGTAAAGATCGAGCTTTCTCCATCAACACTGCCCAGGAGAGATTCCGCAACATGCGTCTCGTG GAGCAATATGATACTCATGATCCCAAGGGACATTGTTTAGTTGCGTTACCGTTTTTGATGAAGAGAACTAAAGTTATTGAGATTGTTGCTGCGAGGGACATTGTCTTTGCGCTTGCTCACTCTGGTGTCTGTGCAGCTTTCAGTAGAG AGACGAACAGGAGAATATGCTTTTTGAATGTAAGTCCAGATGAAGTCATTAGGAGCTTGTTCTACAACAAGAACAACGATTCCCTCATCACTGTTTCTGTTTATGCTTCTGACAATTTCAGCTCTTTGAAATGCAGATCCACTAGAATTGA GTATATTCTGAGAGGTCAACCAGATGCAGGGTTTGCCCTTTTTGAGTCAGAATCGTTAAAGTGGCCTGGTTTTGTAGAGTTTGATGATGTCAATGGAAAGGTGCTTACGTATTCTGCACAGGACAG TGTGTACAAGGTTTTTGATCTGAAAAACTATACCATGTTGTATTCGATATCAGATAAACATGTCCAAGAAATTAAAATAAG TCCAGGGATAATGTTATTGATCTTCAAGAGAGCTTCAAGTCACGTTCCTTTGAAGATTCTTTCTATAGAAGACGGCACAGTTCTCAAGTCCTTCAATCATTTGCTTCACCGAAACAAGAAAGTTGATTTCATTGAACAATTCAACGAGAAACTTCTCGTTAAGCAAGAGAATGAGAATCTCCAAATCCTTGAC GTCAGAACCGCCGAGCAAATGGAAGTTAGCAGAGCAGAGTTCATGACACCGTCCGCGTTCATATTTCTTTATGAGAACCAGCTGTTTCTAACATTCAGGAACCGGAACGTGTCCGTGTGGAACTTTCGTGGAGAGCTGGTGACTTCCTTTGAGGACCATCTTCTATGGCATCCGGACTGTAACACAAACAACATCTACATAACAAGTGATCAAGATCTGATCATCTCGTATTGCAAAGCTGATACTGAAGATCAGTGGATAGAAGGAAATG CGGGATCAATTAATATCAGCAATATATTGACTGGGAAATGCTTAGCTAAGATAACATCAAGCAGTGGACCTCCAAAAGAAGATGAGAGCAGCAGTAGTAGTTTGGGGACCAATTCAAAGCAGAGGAGAAACGCTGTGGCTGAAGCTTTGGAAGACATAACGGCTCTGTTCTATGATGAAGAACGCAATGAGATATACACTGGAAACAGACACGGTTTTGTTCATGTGTGGTCCAACTGA
- the LOC106421659 gene encoding cyclin-dependent kinase B1-1 isoform X1 — protein MEKYEKLEKVGEGTYGKVYKAVEKSTGKLVALKKTRLEIDEEGIPPTALREISLLQMLSTSLYIVRLLCVEHVLKPPAKSNLYLVFEYLDTDLKKFVDSFRKSANPRPLGDPLIQKLMFQLCKGVAHCHSHGVLHRDLKPQNLLLLKDKELLKIADLGLGRTFTVPLKAYTHEIVTLWYRAPEVLLGSTHYSTAVDMWSVGCIFAEMVRRQALFPGDSEYQQLLHIFKLLGTPTEQQWPGVSSLRDWHAYPKWEPQDLARAVPSLSPQGVDLLTKMLKYNPAERIAAKTALDHPYFDSLDKSQF, from the exons ATGGAGAAGTACGAGAAGCTAGAGAAAGTCGGCGAAGGAACCTACGGCAAAGTCTACAAAGCCGTCGAGAAATCCACCGGAAAGCTCGTCGCGCTCAAGAAAACGCGCCTCGAGATCGACGAGGAAGGCATCCCTCCCACGGCGCTCCGCGAGATCTCCCTCCTCCAGATGCTCTCCACCTCCCTCTACATCGTCCGCCTCCTCTGCGTCGAGCACGTCCTCAAGCCCCCCGCGAAGTCCAACCTCTACCTCGTCTTCGAGTACCTCGACACCGACCTCAAGAAATTCGTCGATTCGTTCCGCAAATCCGCCAACCCTAGGCCGCTCGGGGATCCCCTGATCCAGAAGCTCATGTTCCAGCTCTGCAAAGGCGTCGCGCACTGCCACAGCCACGGCGTGCTTCACCGCGATTTGAAGCCGCAGAATCTGCTTTTGCTGAAGGATAAGGAGTTGCTTAAGATCGCTGATCTGGGGCTCGGGAGGACGTTCACTGTGCCGCTTAAGGCTTATACGCATGagattgttacgctttggtatAGAGCTCCGGAGGTTCTTCTTGGCTCGACTCATTATTCTACTGCTGTTGATATGTGGTCTGTTGGTTGCATCTTTG CTGAGATGGTTAGGAGGCAAGCTCTTTTCCCTGGTGATTCTGAGTATCAGCAACTGCTTCATATCTTCAA ATTGCTAGGAACACCAACTGAGCAGCAATGGCCAGGTGTTTCCTCTCTGCGTGACTGGCATGCCTACCCAAAGTGGGAGCCGCAAGACTTAGCACGTGCTGTTCCTTCTCTTTCGCCTCAAGGAGTTGATCTTCTCACG AAAATGCTCAAGTACAATCCTGCTGAAAGAATTGCAGCAAAAACAGCACTTGATCACCCATACTTTGACAGCCTTGACAAGTCCCAGTTCTGA
- the LOC106421659 gene encoding cyclin-dependent kinase B1-1 isoform X2: protein MEKYEKLEKVGEGTYGKVYKAVEKSTGKLVALKKTRLEIDEEGIPPTALREISLLQMLSTSLYIVRLLCVEHVLKPPAKSNLYLVFEYLDTDLKKFVDSFRKSANPRPLGDPLIQKLMFQLCKGVAHCHSHGVLHRDLKPQNLLLLKDKELLKIADLGLGRTFTVPLKAYTHEIVTLWYRAPEVLLGSTHYSTAVDMWSVGCIFAEMVRRQALFPGDSEYQQLLHIFKLLGTPTEVQVEINRPACSPFFLDRSV, encoded by the exons ATGGAGAAGTACGAGAAGCTAGAGAAAGTCGGCGAAGGAACCTACGGCAAAGTCTACAAAGCCGTCGAGAAATCCACCGGAAAGCTCGTCGCGCTCAAGAAAACGCGCCTCGAGATCGACGAGGAAGGCATCCCTCCCACGGCGCTCCGCGAGATCTCCCTCCTCCAGATGCTCTCCACCTCCCTCTACATCGTCCGCCTCCTCTGCGTCGAGCACGTCCTCAAGCCCCCCGCGAAGTCCAACCTCTACCTCGTCTTCGAGTACCTCGACACCGACCTCAAGAAATTCGTCGATTCGTTCCGCAAATCCGCCAACCCTAGGCCGCTCGGGGATCCCCTGATCCAGAAGCTCATGTTCCAGCTCTGCAAAGGCGTCGCGCACTGCCACAGCCACGGCGTGCTTCACCGCGATTTGAAGCCGCAGAATCTGCTTTTGCTGAAGGATAAGGAGTTGCTTAAGATCGCTGATCTGGGGCTCGGGAGGACGTTCACTGTGCCGCTTAAGGCTTATACGCATGagattgttacgctttggtatAGAGCTCCGGAGGTTCTTCTTGGCTCGACTCATTATTCTACTGCTGTTGATATGTGGTCTGTTGGTTGCATCTTTG CTGAGATGGTTAGGAGGCAAGCTCTTTTCCCTGGTGATTCTGAGTATCAGCAACTGCTTCATATCTTCAA ATTGCTAGGAACACCAACTGAGGTACAAGTCGAAATCAATAGACCCGCTTGTAGTCCATTTTTCCTTGATCGTAGTGTTTGA